The Candidatus Binatia bacterium genomic sequence GATGCCGAGCGCCTGCGCCGCGATGCCGGGGCGCGACTTGTCGAGCACCTTCATCGCGATCTTGAACCCCTCGCCCTCTTCGCCGAGGCGATTGGCCGCGGGAATCTCGCAATCTTGGAAGAGCAGCTCGACGGTCGGCGATCCGCGGATGCCCATCTTTTTCTCGAGCTTGCCGACGGAGAAACCCGGCGTTCCCTTCTCGACGACGAAGGCGGTGACGCCGCGCGAGCCGGCCGCCGGATCGGTGACGGCGAAGACGCAGACGACGTCGGCGACGCTGCCGTTCGTAATCCAAATCTTCTGTCCGTTGAGAACGTACGCGTCGCCGCGCCGCTCCGCGCGCGTGCGCATCGAGCCGAGCGCGTCCGATCCGCTCGAGACCTCGGTGAGCGCGTAGGCGACGAGATGTTCGCCGGATGCGATCTTCGGAAGGAAGCGCCGCTTCTGGTCGTCGCTCCCGCCGATCATGATCGGCAGCATGCCGAGTTCTTGCACCGCGACGATCAGCGCGCTCGACGCGCACGCTTTTGCGATCTCTTCGACGACCTTGACGTAGGTGACGAAGGTGCCGCCGAGGCCGCCGTACTCCGCCGGAATCGGAATTCCGAAGAGGTCGTTCTCGGCAAAGAGGTTCTTGACGTCCCAGGGGAAATCGCCGCTCGCATCGATCTCGGCGGCGCGCGGCGCGACCTTTTCGGCGACGAGCTCGCGGACCATCGCGAGGATCATCGCCTCTTCGTCGTTCGTCGCTATTTGAGTCGGAGCGATTGCCATAGCCGGAGTACCTTCCACGGAGGCGGGGCGCGTTCCGTCGGCGCATCTAGGGCGGCATGGAGAAGGTCTACGCCTCCTGCGCCGAGGCGGTCGCCGACATTCCCAGCGGAGCGTCGATCGCGGTCGGCGGCTTTGGTCTGAGCGGCATCCCGCACAACTTGATCGAGGCGTTGTTGGAGCAGGGAGCGACCGATCTCGTGACCGTCTCGAACAACTGCGGCGTGGACGGCTGGGGCTTGGGCGTCCTGCTCGACAACAAGCGGATTCGCCGAACGACCGGTTCGTACGTCGGCGAGAACAAGGAGTTCGAGCGCCAGTATCTGCACGGCGAGCTCGAGGTCGAGCTCGTTCCGCAGGGCACCCTCGCCGAGCGCTTGCGCGCGGGCGGCTGTGGAATCCCCGGGTTCTA encodes the following:
- a CDS encoding acyl-CoA dehydrogenase family protein, translating into MAIAPTQIATNDEEAMILAMVRELVAEKVAPRAAEIDASGDFPWDVKNLFAENDLFGIPIPAEYGGLGGTFVTYVKVVEEIAKACASSALIVAVQELGMLPIMIGGSDDQKRRFLPKIASGEHLVAYALTEVSSGSDALGSMRTRAERRGDAYVLNGQKIWITNGSVADVVCVFAVTDPAAGSRGVTAFVVEKGTPGFSVGKLEKKMGIRGSPTVELLFQDCEIPAANRLGEEGEGFKIAMKVLDKSRPGIAAQALGIAAGALDYATNYAKERVAFGKPIGQHQGVGFMLADMKTEVESARLMLYEAARRCDDGAADVTLWAAMAKLKCGDVAMSVTTDAVQVLGGFGYSAEYPVERMMRDAKITQIYEGTQQIQRLVISRGLVGRA